In Cryptomeria japonica chromosome 10, Sugi_1.0, whole genome shotgun sequence, a genomic segment contains:
- the LOC131076146 gene encoding peroxidase 12-like, whose product HLLLALCANFLNSFFVFINRPALADGLSWTFYNESCPNVEAIVKATVESLLNEDITQAPGLLRLLFHDCFVQGCDASILLNGTGSELEDAPNLTIRKEALEIIEVIKYAVEAECPEVVSCADILALAGYYAVYMAGGPKIAVPLGRRDSLTFANESVTLDSIPSPQSNLSVLTGLFAQKGFNDIGELVALSGAHTFGISHCLSFIDRLYPTKDPTLNEYFAENLYLTCPSPTTVNTTNLDIRTPNVFDNKYYVNLENGEVLFTSDESLYTNSTTIEMVRSFAANESLFFETFVAGIMKMVQLDVRTGFEGEIRKVCSVSSSSNSTYSINDNNCRIGKNSCRAQQNCWDGCPHCSITQNLLGHFGARIATD is encoded by the exons caccttcttttggccttatgtgccaactttctcaactccttttttgtcttcat TAATAGACCAGCACTGGCAGATGGCCTGTCATGGACATTTTACAATGAGAGTTGTCCAAACGTGGAGGCCATAGTTAAGGCAACTGTTGAGTCTTTGCTGAATGAAGATATCACTCAGGCTCCCGGTTTGTTAAGACTCCTTTTCCACGATTGCTTCGTCCAG GGGTGCGATGCATCCATTTTGTTAAATGGAACCGGCAGTGAGTTGGAAGATGCTCCAAATTTGACAATAAGAAAGGAGGCGCTGGAGATAATTGAAGTAATAAAGTATGCAGTTGAAGCTGAATGCCCTGAAGTTGTGTCCTGTGCGGACATCTTAGCATTAGCAGGCTACTACGCAGTATACATG GCGGGAGGACCAAAGATTGCAGTACCGCTTGGGAGGAGAGACAGCCTGACATTCGCTAATGAGAGTGTGACATTAGACAGTATTCCCAGTCCACAATCAAATTTGTCTGTGTTAACGGGTCTCTTCGCCCAAAAAGGTTTCAATGATATCGGTGAACTTGTGGCACTTTCAG GGGCTCACACATTTGGTATCTCCCACTGCTTGTCCTTCATCGACAGACTTTATCCAACAAAAGATCCCACTTTGAACGAGTATTTTGCAGAGAATCTTTACCTCACATGTCCCTCTCCTACCACCGTCAACACCACCAATCTGGATATTCGCACTCCCAATGTGTTCGACAACAAGTACTACGTGAACTTAGAGAACGGAGAAGTGTTGTTTACATCTGACGAGTCCCTCTACACTAACTCCaccactattgaaatggttagaagctTTGCAGCGAATGAGAGTCTCTTCTTCGAAACATTTGTGGCTGGAATAATGAAGATGGTTCAGCTAGATGTTCGGACGGGATTCGAGGGTGAGATTCGCAAGGTTTGTtcagtttcttcttcttctaaTTCTACATACTCTATCAATGAT AATAACTGCAGAATAGGCAAGAATAGCTGCAGGGCTCAGCAGAATTGTTGGGATGGCTGTCCCCACTGTAGTATAACACAAAACTTATTgggccattttggagccagaatagctacagacTAG